The Pleurodeles waltl isolate 20211129_DDA chromosome 6, aPleWal1.hap1.20221129, whole genome shotgun sequence genome has a segment encoding these proteins:
- the APOBEC2 gene encoding C->U-editing enzyme APOBEC-2 has translation MAEKQGNPEPCKNGQDPETSETEVNAEKKEEEELPPFEIVSGSRLPAFFFKFQFRNVEYSSGRNKTFLCFVMDVQGKETGSFRGYLEDEHISAHAEEAFFNTVLPECKSGVKYQVTWYVSSSPCVACAERIAGVLKKNKNLRLIVLVGRLFMWEEPEIQDSLRKLKAAGCKMKIMSPQDFEFVWQNFVQQEEGQEGPFVPWEDIQENYLYYEEKLAEILQ, from the exons ATGGCTGAAAAACAGGGGAATCCCGAGCCCTGCAAGAACGGCCAGGACCCCGAAACTTCTGAGACAGAGGTGAACGCggagaagaaggaggaagaggagcttCCTCCATTCGAAATCGTGTCAGG GAGCCGACTTCCAGCCTTCTTCTTCAAATTTCAGTTTCGGAATGTGGAATACAGCTCTGGCAGGAATAAAACTTTCCTGTGCTTTGTGATGGACGTCCAAGGCAAGGAGACTGGGAGCTTCCGTGGGTATTTGGAAGATGAGCACATCTCTGCCCACGCTGAGGAGGCCTTTTTCAATACTGTCCTGCCAGAGTGCAAGTCTGGCGTCAAATATCAGGTGACCTGGTATGTTTCCTCCAGCCCGTGCGTGGCCTGCGCTGAGCGCATCGCCGGGGTGCTCAAGAAGAACAAGAACCTGCGGCTGATCGTTCTGGTGGGACGGCTCTTCATGTGGGAGGAGCCAGAGATCCAGGACAGCCTGCGCAAGCTGAAGGCTGCAGGCTGCAAGATGAAGATCATGAGCCCACAGGATTTCGAATTTGTCTGGCAAAATTTTGTCCAGCAGGAGGAAGGTCAGGAGGGACCCTTCGTGCCCTGGGAAGACATacaggagaactatctttattatGAAGAGAAGTTGGCTGAGATCCTGCAATGA